In Equus quagga isolate Etosha38 chromosome 14, UCLA_HA_Equagga_1.0, whole genome shotgun sequence, the genomic stretch ttttggaagacatttttctttgttttttgatataCAATCATCCCACAAATGCCTAGTGATACTAGGTTGTCCTAATGTATTTAAGAGACAGTCAGTAACAAGTTGACTGAACTCTCATTGTAATTGGGCTGGACTTTTCAACTAGTGGACTTTGCTTTCAGGAAAGGTTGATCTATGTGGGTCACTTTATTAGAGGCCAAGCATCTAACAGTGTCTGTAGTTGTTCCCTCTTAGGCAAGCTCGTTTCACCAGAGAAGTGCCCTACAACCTTCTAATTTCAGGGGTCAAAGAGGATGACCATAGAACGGCTACAAACATTCTTAGAATCCAGCAGGTGAAAGAGTCTGCAGACCTCACCATTTAGTACTCAGTCTTAAACTTTGTCTCCCCCTTTTCGGAAAAGAGCCACCTCCCTCACTCTGATAGTCTTGTTGGCCCCTCTCTATATCTTTCTGGTTCAAACTCCTTAAAAGTCAACCTCATTTTTTCTGACAGGTGGATTAGGGGAAGAGGAATTGCAAAACCTACCTATCTAAATGGAAGGAGGAATGATACCAGTTAACATTGACATAAAATTTTCTGTCATATTTGCTACaattttctctgagtctcagtatTCTAAACTGTTGGTAATATTATGTACCTCAGCCTTGAAGTCCTGAGAAACTCATGAAATGGGTTGTTTTTTGTCTTCCTGTTGattaaggccaaataatattaTCAtgttaaatgagattttttttatataatgaGAGGGgacaatgaaaaagagaaatgaaagagtgTCTTGTTGTATGCTACAATATTGCTATAAATTATGCAATATGTACTCATAACAACCATATGAGGTAGGTATTGTTTGCATTGTACAAATAAGTagacagagttttaaaaagattaacaTACTTAGATCAAGCTTGCACGTTAGTAAAAGCCTAATAAGAGATACAAACACATATTTAGACTGACTCAAAAAATCACATTCTCTTTAATGCTTACCTTATTACAATGGCTGGAAATTTGTGGTCTCAAATCTAGGAGAGCTCCAAGTTAAACTGAAAACTTGATTCTCAGATAAATGCACATCTTGCAGCTGCATCCTACAGTGAAAACTACATAGTTTTTGTGACTAGGATGACTTTAACCCAAACTCTGATGCCTTCATTTACTGCAAAACCAAGGAGATGCCCTACTGGGTTCTTCCAAAGAGTGAAAGTGTTCCAGTGACAGCCACAAAAGAGATGAGTGGACCCTCATAGAGGACACTAGCCTTGTAGGAGAGGGCCTAgatgaaaaaaaggagaggacCTGGCTTTCCTTTCTCAGTCTGGACTTTGAGAAGGTGACAAGTCCAAATGTGATCTTATCCAGTGAGGGTAAAGGACAGTGTTTTAAAACACAGGTTTTATCATTATTTAGGTAAGGCAAAACCAAACAATCAGGAGATGACTGTCACTGAAATGATagtttctgaaaaaatatttgaaaaatatatacctgataaaggactattatccaaaatatacaatcaatgaaaactaaataagaaaatgaacgaCCTGATTTGAAAATGGATcaaggtcttttttttaaaggaaaaaacttgtttatttgattacataaacgtttaaaacttttatattgcaaaccaaaataacaaaataagaaaaaagaaaaaaccctaacATAAACAAAATTCAAAGATGAGCAACTCTGGGAAAATTTTCTGCAATATATGTGGTAAGCAAAGAGTTAATATGTTTgggtttttaattatttttttaagtgcagtaacattggattataacattatatagcttttggatgtacatcataatatatttaaaattctgtgtaaattacatcacgttcaccacccaaaaactaattatagtccatcccctcacatgtgagcctaatcaccccttttaccgTTCCCCCtgcccctatggtaaccaccaatccaatctccattgctatgtgtttgtttgtcattgtttttatcttctacttaacagatacctcaccaaagaagatataccgatgGCAAATAAGATATTCcacatcatttgtcatcagggaaatgcaaattaaaacaaaaatgagataccactccatACCTATTAGAATGCCGAAAATcaagaacactgacaacaccataTGCTGACAAGGATATAGAGCAATAGGAAcgcattcattgctggtgagaacagaaaatggtacaaccactttggcaGCTCCATACAAAACTTTAGTCTCACTACACAATCTATAAATTGTGCTCCTTAGTATTTATTAAAGGAGTTGAAACCTAAGTCCACGCAAAAACCCGCACATGGAGCTTAATAGCtggtttattcataattgccaagacTTGAAAGCTACCAAGATGTCCCTCAGTGTGTGGATGGATAAACtttggtacatctagacaatctATTTAGtggtaaaaataaatgagctatcaaaccacaaaaacacatggaggaaacttaaacacatattactaactgaaagaagccaactCTATGACAATCTGGacaaggcaaaattatggagacagtacagggatcagtggttgccaggtggTAGTGAAGAGTTTTGGATGAAtaagatttttagggcaatgaagctactctgtatgacactataattgtggatatatgtcattatacatttatctaaatccatagaatgtacaacaccaagaaagagccctaatgtaaactatggatccTGGGTGGTAATGATGTACCAATGCAGGCTTATCAATCATAACAAATGTACAACTCTGAAGGTGGATATTGCTGATGGGGGTGTTACGTATTTGGGGAGGCAAGAaatatgtgggaaatctctgtaccttctgctcagttttgctgtgagcctgaaaatgctctaaagaataataacatttttttaaaagacattttttcacATACACAGTTCCCAAGAGAATCGAGTGTGCCACATCATTGGCACCAAACAGGGAAGCAGCAGGATTGATCAGGaggtagaaaaagaggaagaaattgaatAAGAATCTTTATTGTGTTTTGGACAGGAAAGAATGGGCAAGGCACAGTAAGTAGGTTTAGGATTGGCTACTTTGAAAACTTTCAGCCTCTTCTGGGGCATAAGGGCTGTCCCCAGTTGTCTGGAACATAGCTCTGCAATGATTAGGGGAGGTGGTTAGTGGCCCAGTGTTTGAGAGCTTGATAAAGGAGAATTTGGGGGAATGGACCCTGGATTCATTGGTTTGCATTTGAAGCCATACTCACtggctgagggagttcatcacctctagacttgccttacaagaaatgctaaaagagtTCTTCAAGCTGATGAAAGGACATTAATTAGTCATTTGAAAATAGGCAATGTATTTGTAAAGGTAAgtaaatagtcaaattcagaatattttcataccATAACATGGCAGTGTCTTAACTACATAACACTAGTATAAAAGTTTAAgaacaaaagtactaaaataactGTAACTACAttatttgttaatggatacacaatataaaaagaagtaaattgtgacatcaaaacaTGAAAGTGGGGAGAGTAGAaaggtagagtttttgtatgtaaTTGAAGTTAACTTGCTATCAGGTGAAATAGACTGTTCtatctataaaatgttttatgtaagtcttatggtaatcacaaaacaaaaagttatggTAGATACACAAAATATAAGGAGAAACGAATCAAAAGCATACTGCAACAGAAAATTATTCACAAAGGAAGGTAGCAAGAGAGGGGGAAAGGTACAAAGGAAGTACAAAgtagccagaaaacaattaataagatggcattgtAAGTCCTTACCTGTCAATAATGATTcttaatgtaaatgaattaaattttccaatcaaaagacatataGTGGTTGGATGGATAAAAACAAGACACAGCTCTATGCTGTCTACAAAATaatcacttcagctttaaggaaaaacataagctcaaagtgaaaagatggaaaaggatACTCCAGCCAACTTgaattcaaaagaaagcaagggtagctatacttatatctgacaaaatagaGTTTGTTAAAATTTATCACAAGAacaaagtcattatataatgataagggattaattcatcaaaaggatataacaATTTTAGAAAGTATGCACTAAACATAAGAGCATCTAACTATATTAATTGCTGACACATCTGAAGGGAGTAATAAACAACAACCCAAAGAGTAGGGGATTTTGATagcccactttcaacaatggttagatcatccagacagaaaatacAGGAGGAAACATTGAACTTGAACTATATTTTAAACCAAATCAATCGAACAGGCATATACAGAACATCCCATCCAATAGCAACAGAATGTACATTCTTCTCAATTCATGCAGAACACTCTCCTGGATAAATCATATGATGGGTCATAAACAAGTCTTAggcaatttaaaaagactgaaatcacagAAACAAAGTATCTTTTTCCAACCTCATTGGtgttaaactagaaatcaataagagaaggaaaactagaaaattcacaaatacgtggaaatgAAACGACAGTCCCAAACAACCaagggttaaagaagaaatcaaaaaatatcttgagacataTAACGTATcactgaaatttacataatgtttaaaccaatgttacctcaataaaaaatatcttaagacaaaagaaatggagaaacaaCATCCAAAACTTTCGGactacagcaaaagcagttttagtAGAAacatttataatgataaatgactacagtaagaaaaaaagaaagatctcaaataaacaacctaactttgcACCACAAGgcactataaaaagaaaaacaagtataaatttaggagaaagaaagaaataacaaagaccagagcagaaataatgaaatggaaaccagaaaaataataataaagatcaacaaaactaagatctggtttttggaaaatataagcaaaattaaCACGCCTTGACTTTGACTaactaagaaaaaggagaggagacaaattaataaaatcagaaatgaaggatgaGATGTTagaactgataccacagaaatacaaaacatctTCGGAGACTGCTGTGAACAACTACACACCAACAAATCGATAATGtagaaaaactagataaattcctagaaacgtacaacctacaaagactgaatcaggaagaaatagaaagtccaAAAAGATCAACAAGTATGGAAATtgcatcagtaatcaaaaatctaacaaagaaaagcccaagaccagatggtttccctggtggttctaacaaacattttaaaaagaactaataccaaaccttcccaaactcttccaaaatattgaagaggaaggaacactcccAGACTCACTTTACAATGCCAGTATTATGCTAATACCAAATCCAGAGAAGGACGCTACacaaaaggagaactacaggccaatagcCCTGATGAATACggacagaaaaatcaacaaaattctagcaaacagcttaacagcacattaaaagaattgCACACCATGATTAAGCAGCCTTCATCACTGGAATAGAAGTATGGTTCAACATAtccaaatcaataaatgtgatacaccaccataatagaatgaaagattcatctcaatagatgtataAAAGCATTGAAAAAACACtacatcctttcataataaaacctctcaacaaattgggtatagaagaaaccacctcaacataataaggctATATATTACAAGCCGACAGCTAACATCaaactcaacagtgaaaggtTGATGGTTTCACTTCCAGGAGCAGGAAAAAGGTCAGAGTGCCCACTCACACCACCCCTATTTATCATAGAACTggagtcctagccaaagcaatcaggcaagaagaaataaaaaggcatctaaacagaaaaggaagaagtaaaattgtctttgtttgcagatgacatgatcttatatagaaaatcctcaagactccaccaaaaacttAGTCAGTGAATTCAGTTAATCAACCAATTCAGTAAATttggaactaatcaatgaattcagtaaagctgtaagatacaaaatcaacatacagaaagcagttgcatttctagacactaacaacaaaatatctgcaAAGAAGTAAAGAAACAATAGCATTCACGATaccatcaaaaacataaaaacttaggaataaatttaaccaaggatatataatatttctacactgaaaatcataagactttgatgaaagaaattgaagaagccacaaataaatggaaagatattttatgcaCATGAACTGGAAGaattactattgttaaaatgttcatactacccaaagccgtCTATAcactcaatgcaatccctatcaaaattacAGTGACAGTTTTCaccaaaatagacaaaacaatcctaaaatgtgtatggagccacaaaagatccagaatagccaaagaaatcttgagaaaggacaaagctggaggcatcatatttcctaatttcaaaatagaatggaACTGACATAAAAAACCAGACATAGAGACCAATGGAACTGAAATGAGAGCCCATGAATAAACCATAGCATATATGGTCatctaatatttgacaagggagccaagaatactcaatggggaaaggataatctcttcaataaatggtgttgggaaaactggattatCACACTCAGCAGAAGGGAATGATGATGACATACAAGATGATGACAATTGTCACAAAGGTCTCTATTTTGGAGGAAATGATAGAGGAATTGAAGAAACCTACAAGGAAAAGCTaaagattaaaaagtatataGAGTAGTTAAAGTCAGAATTATCCAAGTCAGGATGAccaaaggacaaagagaagacagGAGCCTGGAGCTCTGATCTCCTGTCAatttagcaaaaatatatttgagaaaagaatgattaaacaacacattttcaaataacaaataagtcaaagaagaagagattatagagaaaattggaaatactttgaattgaaaaaataatgaaaagaaaataggaatctcttctgagaaaataatcagaaatctaAGCAAAAATTTTAACACAAAGTGATAATCACAGTATTATTTATAGTAATAAAGCATTGGAGAGCTTGACACAATTTTACTGTTCAGCAataggaaaaagttaaaataaaatatgtcataCCTATATGATGAAATCCATAAAAaggtataattgaaaaatatttattgatagcTAAAAATGTTCATGCTATAATGACAAGTTAAACAACATCTTATAACATGGTATACATAGTATGATCCCACTGGAAGAAAATTTCATACTCCAAATGTGGTTCTCCTTTCCTGATCTCTGAATGATTGAGTGTAGAGTAAATCCtgacagtgtttttttttctttttggcaatgCAAATGCCTGACTTAAGCTATCTTGAATAAACAAATTGCCAGACACAcaactagataaagagccaggccaACTTTTTCAACTGAGGCACCTTCgttttagagatcttggttgatttcaaTAACTGATCATTTGGGccacttgttttttctccttgctAGCTtcaaatttctgttcttattcACCAATAGTGAGCCTGCCAAACCCTAGGCTCCCACCCTCAACCTCAATAAAAGCAGAACTCCAGGCccatgtgttctctctctctctacctgcaactttgctgtgtgatctcaggtgTGCTATGTAGTTGCCATGTCCTATAAGTaacaaacctttatttttttcaaagtttcctggtGGTTATTGCTGAAAGGTATCTTGCAATCATAACAAGAACCACAAAGACTGGCCCAGCTGCAATATTGGTTATTGATAAGCTGAGACCAGCACAAAACATGGAATGTATCAGTTACCTATTGCTATATAACAACCTCACAAAATCTCAAGGAATATGACAATGAATATTTGTTCCTCACATGTCTACAAGATGATTGTGGTGGCTCATCTTGTCTAGTCATAGGTGAGCATCTCCGATTCAATATCGGATCCACATGTGTTCATGGTGAGAATCAGTTGGAAGCAGGAGCAGTTATCCAGGAAAAGCTCTTCTCAACGCAACAGCAGAAGCACAAGAGGGAAAGCCCCAACACATAAAACACATCCCAGGCACCTACTTACATCATATTTGCTAATATCCTATTTGCCAAAATGGGTCATGTGGCCAAGCTAACCATCAATTATCAGTGAAATATATCCAACCGCTATGACACCATTGCAAAGGTATGGATGCATAATACTGGAAGAGTGACAAATTTTGACCAATAATGCAAACTATCACACTGAAATATAGgtaatcttttttcttcatacATCTTTTATATTCCAAATTTGCAAGAATAAATAGGAGTTGCtttcagaatcagaaaaagaaaaaccatgccCTCATTTATgaaaacagatgaataaacatGTTTAGAACCATGtgatacattaaaaacatttaccaTCCTGGCAATCATTTCAGCTATCAAGGGATCTGACCTCATCACAGCAGCAATAAGAGATGGAAGTGGTACAACCATGGGGTGAGGACAGAAGATCAGGGGACAAAATGTTACTCCATGACTGCAGGGTTGAGCCCATAGTGACACATCCGGAGCCAATGATGCCTCTGCTGTCCCTCCCCTTCTCACCAATATCCTTTCCCATGCCTCTTCTGTGGTTGACTCCTCTTATTGTTACTTCTGAAAAGTTCTCCATGCCATCCACTCCTGTTTCCATTGAAAAAATCTTTCTTATATACCCTTTTATACTACATTAAGACAACAATGGACACTagatatgtatattatatactcagagagagagacagatgttTGAATTTTAAGGATTCATAAGGAATTAGCAACAATTGTTGCATATAAGGAGAAGAATTTGGGAATGGAATGACTAGATGGGAGGAAGATAGATTTTTACAGTATAATCTCCACTCATATTGTTTGATTTTACTTagtcaaaatgtattttaaaatactttaataatatttaatatactttttaaatgagagTTAGAGAAGAGTCCATTTTCTCACGACTAAGCAGAGATCCAGGAAGATGAGGAGATTTCCTTAGCTCATGCAAAAGCTAGAGGAAGTGCTTAAACTGGATAACAGAATTCCAGCACGGATGGAAGTAAGATTCATTAAGTGCCttgcatttaattctctcaaaaaCCCCATGAAGTCAAGATCAttgtctctcttttaaaaaaagagagattaataTTTAGAGACATTGGCttatttgctcaaagtcacacaactacTAAAAAACAGAgccaggatacaaaatcaactcacTATATGCCTCACAAATTGCCATTTCCTCTACTACCACGGAAGGTGGCCTATTCACCTCACCCACATGACACACTCTGCAGTCTCCAGACctcagttctctttctctattcAATACCAATTAAACTTAGATCCTTAATTGAAAACAAACACATTAATAAACAAAGCATTGTATCTCCTTCCTCAAATACTACTCCTTTCtcgagaaaatatttttcttctcaaagttttCCTCAGGGCAACTTTGACGTCCTTGTTCCTCAGACTATAGATCAATGGGTTTAACATGGGCACCACAATGGTATAGAACAGGGAGGACACTTTCCCTTGGTCAAGGGGCAAAATAGAAGGTGGTTTGAGATACATGAAAGCTGCAGAACCATAGAAAACAGAGACCACAATTACGTGGGAGCCACATGTACTGAAAGCTTTGGACCTGCCCTCAGTGGAATGAATGTGGAGAATGCTGGAGAGGATTAGAGCATAAGAGATGAAGATGGTGACAATGGGCATTCCAGTGCCAATGGAAACAACTATGAAGACCACCAGCTCATTGACATAAGTGCTGTTGCAGGAGAGTTCAAGGAGAGGAAGAATGTCACACATGAAATGATTGACAAGGTTGTCAGCACAGAAGGTCAGACTTGCTAGGTTTCCCGTATGGGCCAAGGCCCCTGAAAACCCCATCACATATGTGCCCAACAAGAGGAGTAAACAGACCTCAGGAGACATGGTGACCATGTACACCAGTGGTTTACAGATGGCAACATAGCGGTCATATGCCATCGCTGACAGGAGGAAGGACTCAGAGATgacaaagaagcagaagaaaaagaattgagtTATACACCCTGCATGCAAGATAACGTTCTGATTTGAAACAAAACTCTTCAGCATTTGGGGGATGATGGTGGTGGAGTAACAGAAATCTATTAAGGAGAGAttgaagaggaaaaagtacatgggggtgtgcagGTGAGAGTTCAACCCAATTAGTATTATCAGGCCCAGGTTCCCCACCACGGTGAccagatagaaacctagaaacaggaagaagagaggtaTCTGGAGCCCTGGCTGGTCTGTTAAGCCTGCAAGTATGAACTCTGTCACTGAAGAGTTCTCGTCTGCCATTCTCCTCTGGAGACGAATACAGGAGGGGCGTCTGTggagacaagaaaagagaaccatttagaaagaaagaaacaccaccaccaccgtcCAGTATCAAATCCCAATTCTTGAGAGTGGAATAAAGAGGAAGAATTTTGGAATTTTGGTATGATAGGAAGGTTGTTAACTGTCTGCTGTGGATCTATCTACACAACCAAGTGACTTTTACTGTCaatgaaaaatatgaagataaaCTTAGTCTCCAGAGTAAGAACTGGTgcttctagagaaaaaaaataccaaaaataagaTAGAAGTCTCTTAGATTTTAATTCAATCCAtttctttgtccttctctctccTACCTCTTCTTCAGTTACTGAAACTTGGTCCTCTTCCCTGGACAGTGTCCTAACTGGCAGATGCCACCAAGATTCTGCTCAGAGCTCCCATCTCTGGGTCACTGCTGTCAGATCAAGAAAGTGAGGTCACATTTTTACAAGATCTCTTAGCTCAAGTGGCTTTAGGtttgatgataattttttaagCTAACTCTTACTTAAGTGGTTACTATGAGAGGCTGTGTACTAAGAGCTACGTTATAAtattatcccattttgcagatgagacaaCTGAGTTAAGAAACTGGCCCAAAGCCCCAAAACTACTGAGTTGCAGCCAGAAGGTGAACTTAGGCAGTCTGACTCTCACAGTATGCACTTGTAACAACTATGTTACACGACTGACCAGGGTCAGGCAGGTACTCACCTTCCTTTAGTTTAGAGCCATAATGCTATACTCTACTGTCTCCTGTCCACAACTGTCCtgctgggaaggaaagagactATAGTGAGTAGAAGACACAGCTTGGAGCTCAGAACTCTCTCCTCCCAGTCCAGTCCAAAGGATCaaaatctttgttttatcttGTAAGACCTTCTGCACAGAACATGATTTCCAATTGTTGTTTTGCCCAAAATCCCTTCCAGTTTCCAGGAAAGATACAAGGCCTTTTCATGACCAGTGGATAACTGGAGAATAAAGTGTTTTATTCTGGATTACAGATCTCAGTGGTCTAATTATTAAGACAAAGACTCCCTCACAACCATTTCCTCAGAGATTACGTTCCCAAAGGAGGAAGATATGTTTGTTTATACCCTTGGTATTTCTTGATTTGACTTTTCAAGACAATTCTTTCTTCCAAGTAACATTTAGCTAGTGCTCTAAGAGAAAAACCATTGTGAAAAAAATCGTCATTACCGTTTCTTGAATATTCACTAATGTACCTGACACAGTACACTTATACTGACTTCTGGCTCCCAAGATCCAAAGCACTACACAAATATATCCTTGTTCCTTCCTCACAATAATGATATCCACTTAAAGGTAAATTGCTCACAATGACAATATGTTTCAGAGCCAGCATGCCTAGGTCTGTCTCACTCCAGGGTCCTGAATAATATTCACTAGACTAAACTTCCCCCGATGGGGGCTCCTGAAGTCCATAAAGCAGGGTCCTTGCCTATTGGATCTAGCAATCTCTTACAAAGGGACTAGTAAATAAACAATGATTATAATAAGAAGAAGTGATTAGATGAAGGAAAGATTAACACAAAGGG encodes the following:
- the LOC124225616 gene encoding olfactory receptor 8B12-like: MADENSSVTEFILAGLTDQPGLQIPLFFLFLGFYLVTVVGNLGLIILIGLNSHLHTPMYFFLFNLSLIDFCYSTTIIPQMLKSFVSNQNVILHAGCITQFFFFCFFVISESFLLSAMAYDRYVAICKPLVYMVTMSPEVCLLLLLGTYVMGFSGALAHTGNLASLTFCADNLVNHFMCDILPLLELSCNSTYVNELVVFIVVSIGTGMPIVTIFISYALILSSILHIHSTEGRSKAFSTCGSHVIVVSVFYGSAAFMYLKPPSILPLDQGKVSSLFYTIVVPMLNPLIYSLRNKDVKVALRKTLRRKIFSRERSSI